In Myxocyprinus asiaticus isolate MX2 ecotype Aquarium Trade chromosome 16, UBuf_Myxa_2, whole genome shotgun sequence, a single window of DNA contains:
- the mrpl17 gene encoding 39S ribosomal protein L17, mitochondrial, which yields MRLTLQTFISHGRVYRRMGLGPESRINMLRNILTGLVRHERIETTRARADEVRFYAEKLIDYAKKGDTNEKSMKMADFWLTEKDLIPKLFKVLAPRFENQTSGYTRMARIPNRDNLDRSPMAVLEYKANPFPPLFPVKRVSEMNLVNQLLKGYREEKALMVAKVKDL from the exons ATGCGACTGACCCTGCAGACGTTTATCTCCCATGGCCGGGTGTACCGTCGGATGGGTCTCGGACCCGAGTCTAGAATCAACATGCTTCGGAACATACTCACCGGTCTGGTTCGACACGAGAGAATAGAAACTACTAGAGCCCGAGCCGATGAGGTTCGCTTTTACGCTGAAAAG TTGATTGATTATGCCAAAAAGGGAGATACTAATGAAAAGTCGATGAAAATGGCTGACTTCTGGCTCACG GAAAAAGATTTGATTCCAAAacttttcaaagttctggcaccaAGATTTGAGAATCAGACGAGTGGATACACGCGGATGGCCCGCATTCCCAACAGAGACAATCTGGACCGCTCACCCATGGCTGTTCTTGAGTATAAAGCCAACCCTTTCCCGCCCCTGTTCCCTGTTAAACGTGTCAGTGAAATGAACTTGGTAAACCAACTTCTGAAAGGATACAGAGAAGAAAAAGCTTTAATGGTTGCTAAAGTAAAGGATTTGTAA
- the LOC127453567 gene encoding trypsin-2-like isoform X3 codes for MRSLVFLVLLGAAFALEDDKIVGGYECQPYSQPWQVSLNSGYHFCGGSLVNQYWIVSAAHCYMSRIEVRLGEHNIAITEGSEQFISSDLVIRHPNYDSWNIDNDIMLIKLSKPVTLNQYVQPVALPNGCAADGTMCRVSGWGNTMSSTADSNKLQCLEIPILSDRDCNNSYPGMITNSMFCAGYLEGGKDSCQGDSGGPVVCNGELHGIVSWGYGCAEKNHPGVYTKVCVFSQWITDTMNRY; via the exons ATGAGGTCATTGGTGTTCCTGGTGCTCCTTGGAGCTGCCT TTGCTCTGGAAGATGACAAGATTGTTGGGGGATATGAATGTCAACCCTATTCTCAGCCCTGGCAGGTGTCGCTGAACTCTGGCTACCACTTCTGTGGTGGATCTCTGGTCAACCAGTACTGGATTGTGTCTGCTGCTCATTGCTACATGTC ACGTATTGAGGTCCGTTTGGGTGAGCACAACATTGCTATTACTGAGGGTTCTGAGCAGTTCATCTCCTCTGACCTGGTCATCCGCCACCCCAACTATGACTCCTGGAACATCGATAACGACATCATGCTGATCAAGCTTAGCAAGCCTGTGACCCTCAATCAGTATGTGCAGCCTGTGGCCCTGCCCAATGGCTGTGCTGCCGATGGCACCATGTGCAGAGTCTCCGGCTGGGGAAACACCATGAGCTCCA CTGCTGATTCCAACAAGCTTCAGTGTCTGGAGATCCCCATCTTGTCCGACCGTGACTGCAACAACTCCTACCCTGGCATGATCACCAACTCCATGTTCTGTGCCGGATACCTGGAGGGGGGAAAGGACTCATGTCAG gGTGACTCTGGTGGCCCTGTGGTGTGCAATGGTGAGCTGCACGGTATTGTGTCCTGGGGTTACGGCTGTGCTGAGAAGAACCATCCTGGTGTCTACACCAAG GTCTGCGTGTTCAGCCAATGGATCACTGACACCATGAACAGATACTAA
- the LOC127453567 gene encoding trypsin-2-like isoform X1: MRSLVFLVLLGAAFALEDDKIVGGYECQPYSQPWQVSLNSGYHFCGGSLVNQYWIVSAAHCYMSRIEVRLGEHNIAITEGSEQFISSDLVIRHPNYDSWNIDNDIMLIKLSKPVTLNQYVQPVALPNGCAADGTMCRVSGWGNTMSSTADSNKLQCLEIPILSDRDCSNSYPGMITNSMFCAGYLEGGKDSCQGDSGGPVVCNGELHGIVSWGYGCAEKNHPGVYTKVCIFNQWIADTMNRN, from the exons ATGAGGTCATTGGTGTTCCTGGTGCTCCTTGGAGCTGCCT TTGCTCTGGAAGATGACAAGATTGTTGGGGGATATGAATGTCAACCCTATTCTCAGCCCTGGCAGGTGTCGCTGAACTCTGGCTACCACTTCTGTGGTGGATCTCTGGTCAACCAGTACTGGATTGTGTCTGCTGCTCATTGCTACATGTC ACGTATTGAGGTCCGTTTGGGTGAGCACAACATTGCTATTACTGAGGGTTCTGAGCAGTTCATCTCCTCTGACCTGGTCATCCGCCACCCCAACTATGACTCCTGGAACATCGATAACGACATCATGCTGATCAAGCTTAGCAAGCCTGTGACCCTCAATCAGTATGTGCAGCCTGTGGCCCTGCCCAATGGCTGTGCTGCCGATGGCACCATGTGCAGAGTCTCCGGCTGGGGAAACACCATGAGCTCCA CTGCTGATTCCAACAAGCTTCAGTGTCTGGAGATCCCCATCTTGTCCGACCGTGACTGCAGCAACTCCTACCCTGGCATGATCACCAACTCCATGTTCTGTGCTGGATACCTGGAGGGAGGAAAGGACTCTTGCCAG GGTGACTCTGGTGGCCCTGTGGTGTGCAATGGCGAGCTGCACGGTATTGTGTCCTGGGGTTACGGCTGTGCCGAGAAGAACCATCCTGGTGTCTACACCAAG GTCTGCATATTCAACCAATGGATCGCTGACACCATGAACAGAAACTAA